From a region of the Tachysurus fulvidraco isolate hzauxx_2018 chromosome 5, HZAU_PFXX_2.0, whole genome shotgun sequence genome:
- the LOC113663652 gene encoding membrane-spanning 4-domains subfamily A member 4A-like isoform X4: MTPVTAPADSQLFRYSAFLKGEPKALGTVQIIIGSLTFLFGIVLTSLIVTPMVVSGITLWGSLVFVSCGGLSVATAKKHNPCMVKASLGMNVFSAVVAGVLIILLSVDMLFWRFRIDWCEYDYDYSSYPYYSLYRCQWHVQSMWYGLYGVLLVFAVLELIISICTSAFACKATCCSTTTVTTQVMYTQQQQQPMTQQLIQTSAYNQVPQQSPVITYNV, from the exons ATGACCCCTGTAACGGCTCCTGCTGATTCCCAACTCTTCCGATACTCGGCTTTTCTGAAAGGCGAGCCCAAAGCACTGGGG ACTGTGCAGATCATAATCGGAAGCTTGACTTTCTTGTTCGGTATTGTTTTAACCTCTCTCATTGTCACACCCATGGTCGTCAGTGGTATCACTTTGTGGGGATCTCTGGTC ttcgTTAGTTGTGGTGGTTTATCAGTCGCTACAGCCAAAAAGCATAATCCATGCATG GTGAAAGCCTCATTGGGAATGAACGTGTTCAGTGCTGTGGTTGCAGGTGTCTTGATTATTCTCCTCTCAGTGGACATGTTGTTTTGGCGTTTCCGCATTGACTGGTGTGAATATGACTATGACTACTCCTCTTATCCTTATTATTCCTTATACAGATGTCAGTGGCACGTTCAATCAATG TGGTATGGACTCTATGGAGTGTTGTTGGTTTTCGCTGTGCTCGAGCTCATCATTTCTATCTGCACTTCTGCTTTCGCCTGTAAAGCTACCTGCTGCTCCACAACTACA GTGACTACACAGGTGAtgtatacacaacaacaacaacaaccgaTGACTCAACAGTTGATCCAAACTTCTGCCTACAACCAAGTTCCACAACAATCTCCTGTAATCACCTACaatgtttaa
- the LOC113663652 gene encoding membrane-spanning 4-domains subfamily A member 4A-like isoform X3: MTPVTAPADSQLFRYSAFLKGEPKALGTVQIIIGSLTFLFGIVLTSLIVTPMVVSGITLWGSLVFVSCGGLSVATAKKHNPCMVKASLGMNVFSAVVAGVLIILLSVDMLFWRFRIDWCEYDYDYSSYPYYSLYRCQWHVQSMWYGLYGVLLVFAVLELIISICTSAFACKATCCSTTTQVTTQVMYTQQQQQPMTQQLIQTSAYNQVPQQSPVITYNV, translated from the exons ATGACCCCTGTAACGGCTCCTGCTGATTCCCAACTCTTCCGATACTCGGCTTTTCTGAAAGGCGAGCCCAAAGCACTGGGG ACTGTGCAGATCATAATCGGAAGCTTGACTTTCTTGTTCGGTATTGTTTTAACCTCTCTCATTGTCACACCCATGGTCGTCAGTGGTATCACTTTGTGGGGATCTCTGGTC ttcgTTAGTTGTGGTGGTTTATCAGTCGCTACAGCCAAAAAGCATAATCCATGCATG GTGAAAGCCTCATTGGGAATGAACGTGTTCAGTGCTGTGGTTGCAGGTGTCTTGATTATTCTCCTCTCAGTGGACATGTTGTTTTGGCGTTTCCGCATTGACTGGTGTGAATATGACTATGACTACTCCTCTTATCCTTATTATTCCTTATACAGATGTCAGTGGCACGTTCAATCAATG TGGTATGGACTCTATGGAGTGTTGTTGGTTTTCGCTGTGCTCGAGCTCATCATTTCTATCTGCACTTCTGCTTTCGCCTGTAAAGCTACCTGCTGCTCCACAACTACA CAGGTGACTACACAGGTGAtgtatacacaacaacaacaacaaccgaTGACTCAACAGTTGATCCAAACTTCTGCCTACAACCAAGTTCCACAACAATCTCCTGTAATCACCTACaatgtttaa
- the LOC113638706 gene encoding membrane-spanning 4-domains subfamily A member 4A-like isoform X2 has product MTPVTAPADSQLFRCSAFLKGEPKALGTVQIIIGSLTFLFGIVLTSLIPTPMVITGIALWGSLVFVSCGALSVATAKKHDPCVVKASLGMNVFSAVVAGVFIILFTVDMLFRPFSISIELCVNDKYSSDYSSSRCERRVQAMWYGIYGVLLVFAVLELIISICNYAVACKATCCSTTTVTREVIYTQQQPMNQQLIHTPAYNQVPQLQQVPSPVTTYNV; this is encoded by the exons ATGACCCCTGTAACGGCTCCTGCTGATTCCCAGCTCTTCCGATGCTCAGCTTTTCTGAAAGGCGAGCCCAAAGCACTGGGG ACTGTGCAGATCATAATCGGAAGCTTGACTTTCTTGTTCGGTATTGTTTTAACCTCTCTCATTCCAACACCCATGGTCATCACTGGTATAGCTTTGTGGGGATCTCTGGTC ttcgTTAGTTGTGGTGCTTTATCAGTCGCTACAGCCAAAAAGCATGATCCATGCGTG GTGAAAGCCTCGTTGGGAATGAACGTGTTCAGTGCTGTGGTTGCAGGTGTCTTTATCATTCTCTTCACAGTGGACATGTTGTTTCGGCCTTTCTCCATCTCCATTGAACTTTGtgtaaatgacaaatattcCTCAGACTATTCCTCATCCAGATGTGAGCGGCGCGTTCAAGCAATG TGGTATGGAATCTATGGAGTGTTGTTGGTTTTCGCTGTGCTCGAGCTCATCATTTCTATCTGCAATTATGCTGTCGCCTGTAAAGCTACCTGCTGCTCCACAACTACA GTGACTAGAGAGGtgatatatacacaacaacaaccgATGAATCAACAGTTGATCCACACTCCTGCCTACAACCAAGTTCCACAACTTCAACAAGTTCCATCTCCTGTAACCACCTACAATGTTTAA
- the LOC113638706 gene encoding membrane-spanning 4-domains subfamily A member 4A-like isoform X1 codes for MTPVTAPADSQLFRCSAFLKGEPKALGTVQIIIGSLTFLFGIVLTSLIPTPMVITGIALWGSLVFVSCGALSVATAKKHDPCVVKASLGMNVFSAVVAGVFIILFTVDMLFRPFSISIELCVNDKYSSDYSSSRCERRVQAMWYGIYGVLLVFAVLELIISICNYAVACKATCCSTTTQVTREVIYTQQQPMNQQLIHTPAYNQVPQLQQVPSPVTTYNV; via the exons ATGACCCCTGTAACGGCTCCTGCTGATTCCCAGCTCTTCCGATGCTCAGCTTTTCTGAAAGGCGAGCCCAAAGCACTGGGG ACTGTGCAGATCATAATCGGAAGCTTGACTTTCTTGTTCGGTATTGTTTTAACCTCTCTCATTCCAACACCCATGGTCATCACTGGTATAGCTTTGTGGGGATCTCTGGTC ttcgTTAGTTGTGGTGCTTTATCAGTCGCTACAGCCAAAAAGCATGATCCATGCGTG GTGAAAGCCTCGTTGGGAATGAACGTGTTCAGTGCTGTGGTTGCAGGTGTCTTTATCATTCTCTTCACAGTGGACATGTTGTTTCGGCCTTTCTCCATCTCCATTGAACTTTGtgtaaatgacaaatattcCTCAGACTATTCCTCATCCAGATGTGAGCGGCGCGTTCAAGCAATG TGGTATGGAATCTATGGAGTGTTGTTGGTTTTCGCTGTGCTCGAGCTCATCATTTCTATCTGCAATTATGCTGTCGCCTGTAAAGCTACCTGCTGCTCCACAACTACA CAGGTGACTAGAGAGGtgatatatacacaacaacaaccgATGAATCAACAGTTGATCCACACTCCTGCCTACAACCAAGTTCCACAACTTCAACAAGTTCCATCTCCTGTAACCACCTACAATGTTTAA
- the LOC125138350 gene encoding membrane-spanning 4-domains subfamily A member 12-like, whose translation MPLPAIKTDSKSPGIVQMMIGVVILSFGFLLNNVPLNNVPLNNVKLGDVSFTDFFFPPNKLQPDNVQPTSVQPLCVRSKAMYWGSICFLIAGSLSVAAMNYRNPFVVKSTLVMNLLSALAAVLVIIMLSVDLKDWKSEMSLILNYVGQLCRLSNGCPELSILEAIQGTFIVPLAFSILEVCMAIWTFVLLWKSRNN comes from the exons ATGCCGCTACCTGCTATCAAAACAGACTCGAAGTCACCCGGG ATTGTCCAGATGATGATCGGAGTTGTGATACTTTCATTCGGTTTTCTGTTAAACAATGTTCCGTTAAACAATGTTCCGTTAAACAATGTTAAGTTAGGCGATGTTTCGTTTACAGATTTTTTCTTTCCGCCTAACAAGCTTCAGCCTGACAATGTTCAGCCTACCAGTGTTCAGCCTTTGTGTGTCCGTTCCAAGGCTATGTACTGGGGGTCAATTTGT TTTCTCATCGCTGGTTCTCTGTCGGTTGCTGCTATGAATTATCGTAATCCCTTCGTG GTGAAATCCACGCTGGTGATGAACCTTCTCAGTGCTCTGGCTGCAGTTCTAGTCATCATTATGTTGTCTGTTGATCTGAAGGACTGGAaatcagaaatgtctttaataCTCAACTATGTAGGTCAACTGTGTAGGCTCAGCAATGGCTGTCCTGAGTTAAGCATATTAGAG GCAATACAAGGAACATTCATAGTGCCCCTGGCTTTCTCTATACTTGAGGTCTGCATGGCCATCTGGACGTTTGTACTTCTGTGGAAATCCAGAAACAACTAA